The genomic segment ctcctatgtgggaccttatcaaatgccttctgaaaatcctatgtgggaccttatcaaatgccttctgactcATAAGTATGTAAGAAaacgtaattgggagaaatgtatataattcacacccactgacattgagttgggctTTCGCTTTAAGAGGCTGTTCTGACATGATGACATTGTTCTATAAGGATTTTTAGCGTACTTTTGTgattaggttttggagttcagtaAGATGTGTCACAGGTTCCACATAAAacacctcactttgttttatttgtgaaagcctacattggtgaccccgatgctctaggatgattccagagttattgaatgtGTCGCACATTCTCCACGACAGTTGATTATTAATCCTACTAAATGCTAGTTTGGGTTGTCAACCGTTGCCTTTCACGGCCATCACATCTTCACAGCAAGTGTGAACACCCTCCCATCAAAGGTAGCCGCTATTACGGATTTCCCACCGCTGAACACTACTGAAAATCTACAGGAGTTTTTAGGCATGGTGAGTTTCAATCACACTTCATTCTGTGGGCTGCTGAACTCATGGTCCCCCCTGTATAGTGTGCTTAAAGGCAATACCTCTAATTAAGTGCTTGTGTGGTCAGCAGACTTGTCCAGGGCATTTAATGATACCAAATGAGTTCTTTCTAACATGGCCCTACTGGCGACCTGCTCCCCAACATACCCATAGCCATTACTGCTGAGGGTTCAGACAATACTGTGGATGCTGCGCACAAACAACTGGTTGGAAGCATGTGGCAGCTGCTCACGTTCTTCAGCCAGTAGCTCCGCCCCCCTGAAAGGAAATACCGCACGTTTGACCGTGAGCTTCTCGATCTCTATCTGGCTATccgccatttttgttttctttcagaGGGTCGCCATTTCACAGCGTTGATTGACTACAAACCCCTCGTGCAtgcgatggccaaaatatcagccCCTTGGTCTGCATGGCAGCAATGCCACCTGGCCTATGTATCCAAGTTCACAATGAACCTAAAACATCATCAAGGAGAAAAATAATGGCATGTCTGATTGCCTCTCACGGCCAGCCATTCAGGCCATGCACATTGGGGTTGAATATACTGGCATGGGAGCTGACCAAGTTACTGCAGTCTGTATGGTGTGGAAATTAACTATCATGTTCAGGCACAACTGGCACCTTTTGAAGTCCCTGAGTGATgatttgaccatgtcaatgtggatcTTGTTGCtctttctcctccctcccacagttCCACACACCTTCTTAACATGATGGACCGTACCACCGATAGGCCAGAGGTCGTCCCTCTATGGCCGCAGACATGGTTTGGGCGTTCATCAGTACCTGGATAGCTCGGTTTGGTttcccatctgatatttcctttgCCTGCAGTCTCTGATTCATTTGAGACCTCTGGGCTGCGATGGGCAAGAACCTTCACATTAGGTTACATCACACCACAGTGCATCACCTGCCATACAATGGCCTATACAAGTGGTTTCACCGtttcttaaaggctgctctgggGGCTTCCCTGACTGATGAGGGCTGGCATGATCGTCTCCCATGGGTGCTGTGGGGGCTCAGAATTGCCCCAAAAGAGGACCTGTGGTTGTCCCTAGCTGAGTTGGTATATTGACAGCCACtatgagtgccaggtgatttcattcctAACATCATGACCAACTGGTGTTCCACCcccctcagtaaattcaattccttttcacttATTCCTACCTCCAATCATGGTATGCAGCCCTCTTGgattcctgttgacctacatccCACCTAGTTTTTCATCTGCCAtgacacacaccaacatccccctACACCCCCGTACGATGGCACGTTCCATGTTTTGGAACGGGAAGGAAAGACTTTTATCATAaataagaggggtaaacctgaacatATTTTGGTAAATCACCTAAAACTGGCCCACCAACATTTGGCATCACAATACAATCATGAGCATGTCAAAGcacctctggatgagccagagaCACCAGCAGTTCCTTCCCCTGTGGAACACAGGACCTGAGCTGGGCAGCTCCTCTGAGCTCCAGAGGGGCTCACAATGCCAGTTTTAGTGAATCCTGGGGGGCAGGGCTGTGTAGGATAATGTGACTGGGAGAaatatacataattcacaaccaccgacattgagttgaGATTTCACTTTAAGTGGCTGGTCTGAACATGATGGCATTGTTATGGAAGGATTTTTAGCGTGCTTTTGGAGCTCAAAGAAATGTGTTACggatttcattaaacataaaactcCTCACTTTGATTTATTTGTTGTGGTGATATCGCGTTCAATAATGTGCCAGTAgatgattggacagagcactgagcatgcaCAGGATTGCTAGAATGTTCCAACACGTGGCTGGGTTGAGACGTGTTTGTTTATTAtcgtaaataaaagttctctaattcttccagaatatgattcttcattGTTAACCCATGGTACActtaaacagaagtaacataacatggtgtcaggaGTGGTTCGGGAAGAATAATACGGGAGAATCGAGAATCGAAGATAATCgataaaaaagaagaaaaaaaagttctAACTGTAAATGGTAAAATGAAGGGTTACAACCCCCATCAAATCTTCAGCTGACTGGCAATGTagctgagaattggaggatattcAAGCAACAGTTTGAACTGTACTTATCAGCGATCGATTATGAAGAAATATCGTAAAAAACCAAAGCTGCACTCCTGCTCCATGTAATCGGAATGATGCAGCAGAGGtatataataattttgtctttgaagctggagataatttcaatttaaaatcaataatggacagatttgaagtattttgtataccTAAGCGTAATTTAACGTATGAGTGATGTAAATTCTTCACATGTGCTCAGAGAGCTGCTAAAAAATTGATCAGTATGTTACTGAGTTAAGAAAGCGTAGTAGAACATGTGAATTTGGATTGCTcacagactctctcattaaagatagAATTGTTTGTGGTATTCgagataatgctctgagagaaaggctATTGAgagagcaagatttaaattttgaaaaagctttGGCACTTTGCAAAGCTTCTGAAACCGTGACGTTGCAGGCTGAAGAGCTTTTTGTCAAAAACTGCAAAGTAAAGGCTGTAAAAAAGCACAAATGtatcaagaaatataataatacaTCGACAAAACCGACAGAGAGCAAGAtggcatttgaaagaaaaaagtcACATAATCGCTGTGTGCGGGAACATCGTCCAAATCAGTGTCCTGCATATGGCAAAATTTGCAATGTCTGCGGTAAGATtaatcatttttcacgctgttgtaaaagtagaaagaaggaaaataaaattaaacaagTAAATGCTGTGCTTGGAGATGAACGTGAGGAGTTTTAcatagatgtgctttgtgaaaataaacgaatataaaagtgactgggtattcaggtgcagacattccagttaaaggaacatgcgtggcaaaggtatcacacaaaaatattgtgcacacgctttcatttgtggtcgtGCCAAAAACTGTATGGTCAAttctgggtttatctgcctgtgaaagacttaatttggtgaaaagagttttAGTCTTGGATggtgatacagagctgaagagacAGAATGTTGCATTACAGTTGGCAGAAGGTGATGTAACTCGACTGCAGGTCCAGCTCGTGGAGGCAAATGCTGACATGCAGAATATGAAAGCTGTAGCTGCAGTGTCTGAGATGACCAAACAGGAGGCAATTGATGATGTGAAAAAGCAATGGCAGGAGGAGGTTGCTTCAATGCAAGCGATAATGAAAGAGTCACTGAGAGAACATGAgattcagttccatcactgtctagAGCAAGAAAGCTCACAGTGGGCACAGTATaaggaagaagtgaaagcacaagtgaaagaattgagaagttttattgaaatgatgaagtctcagcataaaaaagagattacacagttaatgaatgaatttgATGAAGAAGATTTCATTCgtatttcattacaaatggaagtggaaCATGAATTGACTGGTCTAAGGAGACATTTATCTGAAGGACAAGGAGACAAAGTGAGGATACAAGATAAAATGAACACATGAACACAGACCAGATCACACATGGTCCAAACAGAGGAGGGAGCAGTATTAAGAAGAAATCGCAAAGACcttaagaaagagccaacttcagagttttgGTTATTTGATATAGACCTGTTTTGATTAACTTTGTTAAttgttttttctttttaaggaaaggaagatgtggtgatatcacgtgcaatgacgtgccagtacatgattggacagagcactgagcatgcgcaGGATTGCTAGAATGTTCTAGCACGTGGCTGGTTGAgacgtgtttgtttattactgtaaataaaagttcgctaattcttccagaatatgattcttcattgttaacccacagtacgtttaaacagaagtaacaaaacatttgtgaatgcctacaagtgTTCCTAtgcaaaaaaaacccattagATGCCTTGGATTTGACTTACCCACTTCAACTCATGAATTTCTCTCAGTGCTCAGCTCACTTATGGATTTTCCACATGAAATGTCTGGTTTCACTGTCTTATGTTTCTTAACCAGAGAGTCTACAGGTGGAATTTTGCAACTTAAAAGGGCTGTTCTTGAACTGAGAGAATTTTATTGTTTTGTCATTTTAGTTTCAACACAAGCCGAAACAGTTAAATCTAGAACCTGGATCACAGAAAATCTATTTCCTCTTTTTATGTGAATCAACACATAAAACATTGTTTGTGGTCATGTTTTGAACTTTTTGCGTGCATTTCCCTTTAGGAAATTGGACAGGGAATTTCCTGGTGCAATTTATCCTCACTCTGATGTCATTTCATCATTGTATTCTGCCCACATAATGATGCAATTAACGTACCGAGTGCCTTCTTCCCTTAATCGCAGAAATTGGATGAAAAGAATGTGATTTATGATCCGTGTAATCAACACATAGTTCAACAGGGAACACATCATGATGAAAGTAATGAAACCTGCGTGTTTCCCTCTGGGTTATCAATTTTCTAtgtctctccactgtgcatctgtacaagtttgtcaacgttttagatgacatgccgaatctgcgCAAACTTTTCAGAAAGTAGAGGATTGCCATGCCTTTTTGTTGGTGGTACTTATGTGCTGGTGCAAGGATAAATCTTCTGATTTGATAATACCAAGGGATTTAAAGTTATTGTCTATCCAGGAGGAGGTTTAGAACACTCTCTATATTCCCCGCCCTCCAAAAGAATAGAAGCTCTCTTATGAATAATGGAaagaaacacgcacaaaatggtggaggaacttagcaggttagacaacatctacggagaggaataaacagttgatattttaggTTGTGTCCCTTCATCTACCTTATTgttgcgtgaaactgaatctatCAACAGCAGCTATAACAGACTCCCCAAAAGTGATCTAATT from the Hemitrygon akajei chromosome 20, sHemAka1.3, whole genome shotgun sequence genome contains:
- the LOC140714001 gene encoding rab GTPase-binding effector protein 1-like, with the translated sequence MAFERKKSHNRCVREHRPNQCPAYGKICNVCVTGYSGADIPVKGTCVAKVSHKNIVHTLSFVVVPKTVWSILGLSACERLNLVKRVLVLDGDTELKRQNVALQLAEGDVTRLQVQLVEANADMQNMKAVAAVSEMTKQEAIDDVKKQWQEEVASMQAIMKESLREHEIQFHHCLEQESSQWAQYKEEVKAQVKELRSFIEMMKSQHKKEITQLMNEFDEEDFIRISLQMEVEHELTGLRRHLSEGQGDKVRIQDKMNT